The following proteins come from a genomic window of Synechococcus sp. BIOS-E4-1:
- a CDS encoding SulP family inorganic anion transporter translates to MASGSVPRQLNLGFGNPSKDLLSGLVVAFAMIPEAIAFSGIAGVDPQVGLFGAFLLSITIAFVGGRSAMITSATGSTALLMTGLVATGEARGEGLGLTYLLVAGVVTGILQILWGWLRLAYQMRFVPLGVLSGFVNALALLIFQAQFPQLGINLHFGESEVAGHAHDLLPHGSQIPIVWGLVLLGLVIIYGLPRLTRLVPSQLVAIIVLTVISIGFSLEIPTVSSLGDLPTGLPIPSWPFGSPEQMKVPFSLETLGIVLPTALAISLVGLMETFLTQDILDDRTDSNSNKNVEARGQGIANIVSSLFGGMAGCALVGQSVMNIDNGGRTRLSTLFSGVSLLAMILLGRQWLEQIPMAALVAVMISIAVSTADIAGLRRLRSIPKSDTAVMLMTFAVTMLTTPHNLALGVIAGVALAGILFSRKVAKVIRVDAVDVNENMRRYVVSGQLFFVSKIYFLQGFDVHDHPSQITIDLSAAHIWDQSGVSALNQVIRKLQQGGSKVEVVGMNQESLNLFERIGSQTDGGHG, encoded by the coding sequence ATGGCCTCAGGATCCGTGCCTCGGCAGTTGAATCTCGGCTTCGGCAACCCAAGCAAGGATCTGCTGTCCGGACTTGTGGTGGCCTTCGCCATGATTCCGGAGGCGATTGCGTTTTCCGGCATTGCCGGCGTGGATCCGCAGGTCGGCCTGTTCGGAGCGTTTCTGCTGTCGATCACGATCGCCTTCGTCGGTGGTCGCTCAGCGATGATCACCTCCGCCACAGGCTCCACAGCACTGCTGATGACCGGTCTGGTCGCCACCGGTGAGGCACGCGGTGAGGGCCTGGGACTGACCTATCTCCTGGTTGCGGGAGTGGTCACAGGCATCCTGCAGATTCTCTGGGGTTGGCTGCGTCTGGCTTATCAGATGCGTTTCGTGCCACTTGGCGTGCTTAGTGGATTTGTGAACGCGCTGGCGCTGCTGATCTTCCAGGCACAGTTTCCCCAGCTGGGCATCAATCTGCACTTCGGCGAATCAGAGGTGGCGGGCCATGCCCATGACCTGCTGCCCCATGGCAGCCAGATTCCGATCGTCTGGGGACTGGTCCTGCTTGGTCTGGTGATCATCTATGGATTGCCACGCCTGACACGACTGGTGCCGTCACAGCTGGTGGCCATCATTGTGCTGACCGTGATCTCGATCGGTTTCAGCCTGGAGATCCCCACAGTCAGCAGCCTCGGTGACCTGCCCACCGGACTGCCGATTCCGAGCTGGCCTTTCGGTTCACCAGAGCAGATGAAGGTGCCCTTCAGTCTCGAGACCCTGGGCATCGTTCTGCCAACGGCCCTGGCGATCTCACTTGTGGGGCTGATGGAGACCTTCCTCACCCAGGACATCCTCGATGACCGCACCGACAGCAACTCCAACAAGAACGTGGAAGCAAGAGGTCAGGGCATCGCCAACATCGTGTCCTCCCTGTTTGGCGGCATGGCCGGCTGCGCTCTTGTTGGTCAGTCGGTGATGAACATCGACAACGGTGGGCGAACCAGGCTCTCCACGCTCTTTTCAGGGGTCAGCCTGCTGGCGATGATTCTGCTGGGACGGCAGTGGCTCGAGCAGATCCCCATGGCAGCACTGGTGGCTGTGATGATCAGCATCGCTGTCAGCACAGCTGACATCGCCGGGCTGCGCCGTCTCCGATCCATCCCGAAGAGCGACACGGCGGTGATGCTGATGACCTTCGCCGTCACCATGCTCACCACACCTCACAATCTGGCGCTTGGCGTGATCGCAGGAGTTGCTCTGGCGGGCATCCTGTTCAGTCGCAAGGTGGCCAAGGTGATCCGCGTTGATGCAGTGGACGTAAACGAAAACATGCGGCGTTATGTCGTGAGCGGACAGCTGTTTTTCGTGAGCAAGATCTACTTTCTGCAGGGATTTGACGTTCACGACCATCCCAGTCAGATCACGATTGATCTGTCAGCAGCGCATATCTGGGACCAGAGCGGCGTCAGCGCTCTCAATCAGGTCATTCGCAAGCTTCAGCAGGGTGGATCCAAGGTTGAAGTGGTGGGAATGAACCAGGAAAGTCTCAATCTTTTTGAACGAATTGGGTCTCAAACCGATGGGGGCCATGGCTGA
- a CDS encoding amino acid ABC transporter substrate-binding protein — MTKRRSLVSLLSACLALSACASLGDGDASRVDLIRNRGELRCGVSGKIPGFSFLQRDGSYAGLDVDLCKAFAAAIIGDPSKVQYRPLTAPERFTALKTGEIDLLSRNTTFNLSRDASGGNGVSFAPVVFHDGQGLLVRRNSGIRSLKDLKGQSICVGSGTTTEQNLNDAFQSLGLPYKPIKYQDLNQVVAGYLQGRCQAMTSDRSQLASARSGFERPEQHVILADVLSKEPLAPLSSGGDQKLSDSMRWVVYGVITAEEMGITQANVDDKLQEAQDNPDLTKLRRFLGVEGDLGSKLGFSNDFMVNVIRSTGNYGEIYDRHLGPDSAVPIPRGLNQLHRDGGVITAPPFQ, encoded by the coding sequence ATGACGAAGCGTCGCTCACTTGTCTCCCTTCTCTCGGCATGCCTGGCACTTTCAGCCTGCGCCAGCCTCGGAGATGGCGATGCATCCCGAGTGGATCTGATTCGCAACAGAGGGGAACTGCGTTGCGGCGTCAGTGGAAAGATTCCAGGTTTCAGCTTCCTGCAAAGGGATGGCAGCTACGCAGGCCTCGATGTGGATCTGTGCAAGGCCTTTGCGGCAGCAATCATCGGTGATCCCAGCAAGGTGCAATACCGACCGCTCACTGCACCGGAGCGATTCACAGCGCTGAAAACCGGAGAGATCGATCTTCTTTCCCGTAACACAACGTTCAATCTCAGCAGAGATGCTTCAGGGGGGAATGGCGTGAGCTTTGCGCCAGTCGTTTTCCACGATGGGCAAGGGTTATTGGTACGGCGCAACAGCGGAATCCGCAGTCTTAAAGATCTCAAAGGTCAGTCGATCTGTGTCGGCTCGGGTACCACGACCGAACAGAATCTGAATGATGCGTTCCAGTCGCTTGGGTTGCCTTACAAGCCAATCAAATATCAGGATCTCAACCAAGTGGTTGCTGGTTATCTCCAGGGACGTTGCCAGGCAATGACCTCAGACCGATCACAACTGGCATCGGCCCGATCAGGATTTGAACGGCCTGAGCAGCATGTGATTCTTGCCGATGTTCTCAGCAAAGAACCCCTGGCTCCCTTGTCGTCAGGTGGTGATCAAAAACTCTCAGACTCCATGCGCTGGGTGGTATATGGAGTGATCACTGCAGAGGAGATGGGAATCACCCAGGCCAATGTGGACGACAAGCTGCAAGAGGCACAGGACAATCCTGATCTCACGAAGTTGAGGCGGTTTCTTGGAGTCGAAGGCGATCTAGGCAGCAAGCTGGGCTTCAGCAACGATTTCATGGTGAACGTGATCAGATCCACTGGAAACTACGGAGAGATCTACGACCGACATCTAGGGCCTGACAGCGCTGTTCCAATCCCACGCGGACTCAATCAGTTGCATCGCGATGGAGGAGTCATTACTGCACCTCCGTTTCAATGA
- a CDS encoding ABC transporter permease subunit, whose amino-acid sequence MKRKGFPWLELVVVVAVLTLVGILVNNLAVNLIRTGLGLSFEWLWQPAGFALSEHTLPYQPGDSTAWALLVSWLNSLRVIACSIVLATVLGVVAGAARRSLNPLLRQLAGLYVGLIRQIPLLLQLLFWYFVAFLGLPSEPMAPIGALISLSNQGVAILGLNLSVEFSAVLVGLSVFTGAAIAEVVRGGLDSVPRGQWEAFRSLGIGETLGLRRVVLPQALPAILPALSSQYLNLAKNSTLAIAVGFADLYAVSDTAITQTGRAIEGFLILLLSFLALNLLINGGMQLLNRIVVRPAQRT is encoded by the coding sequence ATGAAACGGAAAGGCTTCCCTTGGCTTGAGCTCGTCGTGGTGGTCGCGGTTCTCACTCTTGTGGGGATTCTGGTCAATAACCTGGCAGTGAATCTGATCCGCACAGGCCTGGGACTCAGCTTCGAATGGCTCTGGCAGCCCGCTGGATTCGCCCTCAGCGAACACACTCTTCCCTATCAACCAGGGGACAGCACGGCCTGGGCTTTGCTGGTGAGCTGGCTGAACAGCCTCCGGGTGATCGCTTGCAGCATCGTGCTGGCCACGGTGCTGGGTGTTGTGGCCGGAGCAGCGAGACGAAGTCTCAATCCCCTGCTCCGTCAGCTGGCGGGCCTGTACGTGGGCTTGATCCGCCAGATCCCCTTGCTGCTGCAGCTTCTCTTCTGGTATTTCGTGGCTTTTCTCGGCCTGCCGTCCGAACCGATGGCTCCCATCGGTGCGCTCATCAGCCTCTCGAATCAGGGAGTCGCGATTCTTGGGCTGAACCTGAGCGTGGAGTTCTCCGCGGTTCTGGTCGGCCTGAGCGTCTTCACCGGTGCGGCGATCGCGGAGGTCGTTCGCGGTGGACTCGACTCCGTCCCTAGGGGTCAGTGGGAAGCATTCAGGAGCTTGGGTATCGGCGAAACCCTTGGACTGAGGAGAGTTGTCTTGCCACAGGCTTTACCAGCAATTCTTCCGGCTCTGAGCAGTCAGTATTTAAATCTGGCCAAAAACAGCACCCTGGCAATCGCTGTTGGCTTTGCAGATCTCTACGCCGTAAGTGATACAGCGATCACCCAGACCGGAAGAGCCATCGAGGGATTCCTCATCCTTTTGCTGAGCTTTCTCGCACTCAATCTTCTCATCAATGGTGGCATGCAGTTGCTGAATCGAATCGTGGTTCGTCCTGCACAACGGACCTAA
- a CDS encoding HdeD family acid-resistance protein, whose amino-acid sequence MNSRRIAAVLLVIAAIAAILLPFASATLLTIGIGGIAFAAGIGQFLRLGDESNSQGKLFRVLSGLLYIGGAIFILIDPIDSEVSLTLFAGILLLVEGVMELASGASASGPAGGLSIVDGILTSLIGVLLVVEWPFDSLWALGTLFGVALFTSAIKLFSAPAEQPGS is encoded by the coding sequence ATGAATTCCCGTCGCATCGCTGCGGTGCTGCTCGTGATCGCCGCAATCGCTGCGATCCTGCTGCCCTTTGCTTCCGCCACTCTTCTCACAATTGGAATTGGTGGGATCGCATTTGCAGCAGGAATCGGTCAGTTTCTGCGTCTTGGCGATGAGAGCAACAGTCAGGGGAAACTGTTCCGCGTTCTCTCAGGACTGCTGTATATCGGTGGCGCAATCTTCATTCTGATTGATCCCATCGACAGTGAAGTCAGCCTCACCCTCTTTGCAGGCATCCTGCTGCTGGTGGAAGGTGTGATGGAGCTTGCCTCCGGAGCCAGTGCATCAGGTCCAGCCGGCGGCCTGAGCATTGTTGATGGCATACTCACTTCCTTGATTGGAGTTCTGCTGGTGGTGGAGTGGCCGTTCGACAGCCTCTGGGCCCTCGGAACTCTGTTCGGAGTCGCCTTGTTCACGTCAGCCATCAAACTGTTCAGCGCACCAGCGGAGCAGCCCGGGAGTTGA
- a CDS encoding amino acid ABC transporter permease has translation MTGSRTAYRKRLLQARHHPLQTLLSVVILALIIWIVWSTAAWLVVGADWSVVTENLPLFALGSYPENERWRPFLWLGLLCLMTANTLLQPLLPARWRVSGLALSWCWLAMLPLGLLLLAGGPGLQTVSSRDWGGLTLTVLLTGFSGLLALPLGILLALGRRSKLTLPRHLCRLYIDGMRAVPLIAVLFFGQLLLPLFLPVEIEINRVLRAIVAFALFAAAYVAEDVRGGLQAIPGTQLEAAAALGLGPWQIQQLVVLPQALRVAVPALTNQAIGLLQNTSLMAILGLVELLGISRSLLANPAYIGRHLEAYIWLAGLYWLVCTAMALMARQLERQGPSASTSAISS, from the coding sequence ATGACCGGGTCACGGACTGCGTATCGGAAACGACTTCTCCAGGCCAGACATCATCCACTGCAGACACTGCTCAGTGTTGTGATCCTGGCCCTGATCATTTGGATCGTCTGGTCAACCGCTGCCTGGCTGGTTGTGGGAGCAGACTGGTCCGTTGTCACGGAGAATCTTCCGCTCTTCGCCCTAGGTTCCTACCCGGAGAACGAGCGCTGGAGACCGTTTCTCTGGCTGGGACTGCTTTGCCTGATGACGGCGAACACCCTGCTGCAGCCTCTCCTGCCTGCACGTTGGCGAGTCAGCGGTTTAGCTCTTTCGTGGTGCTGGCTCGCCATGCTGCCCTTAGGCCTGCTGCTGCTTGCCGGCGGACCAGGCTTGCAGACCGTGAGCTCGAGGGACTGGGGGGGACTGACCCTGACGGTGCTGCTCACCGGCTTCAGCGGTTTGCTGGCCCTACCGCTTGGAATCTTGCTGGCCCTTGGACGCAGAAGCAAGCTGACACTGCCACGCCATCTCTGTCGCCTCTACATCGATGGCATGCGAGCAGTGCCGTTGATTGCCGTGCTCTTTTTCGGACAGCTGCTTCTTCCTCTGTTTCTGCCGGTCGAGATCGAAATCAATCGCGTACTCAGAGCCATCGTGGCTTTCGCGCTGTTCGCGGCCGCCTATGTCGCTGAAGATGTGCGCGGAGGCTTACAGGCCATTCCGGGCACGCAGCTCGAGGCAGCAGCAGCACTGGGGCTGGGTCCATGGCAGATCCAACAGCTGGTGGTCCTTCCTCAGGCACTGCGCGTGGCCGTGCCTGCACTCACCAATCAAGCCATTGGCCTGCTTCAGAACACAAGCTTGATGGCCATTCTTGGCTTGGTGGAACTGCTTGGAATCAGCCGCAGCCTGCTGGCCAATCCTGCCTATATCGGTCGACACCTCGAGGCCTACATCTGGCTAGCAGGTCTGTACTGGTTGGTATGCACCGCCATGGCCCTCATGGCTCGTCAGCTTGAACGTCAGGGCCCCTCTGCCTCCACTTCAGCCATTTCTTCATGA
- a CDS encoding amino acid ABC transporter ATP-binding protein produces MTVSVRAESISKTFNGSQKALDQVNLSVNHGEVLVVMGPSGSGKSTLIRTFNGLEAIDAGKLEIVGIPLDMEQDEQQIRRIRRRVGMVFQQFNLFPHLSILDNITLAPIRVRRISKADAEARAHGLLAQMGIADQARKYPSELSGGQQQRVAIARALAMDPELMLFDEPTSALDPERVKEVLDAMRRLAADGMTMIVVTHELGFAREVADRVLFMDAGRVVELTDSSTFFTQAKEERSRRFLNQMSH; encoded by the coding sequence ATGACTGTCTCCGTCAGAGCCGAATCAATCAGCAAGACCTTCAACGGTTCACAGAAAGCGCTCGATCAAGTCAACCTCAGCGTCAACCATGGTGAAGTGCTGGTCGTGATGGGGCCTTCCGGTTCCGGCAAGAGCACCCTGATTCGCACATTCAACGGGCTTGAAGCAATTGATGCCGGGAAGCTGGAGATCGTCGGCATTCCTCTGGATATGGAGCAAGATGAACAACAGATCCGGCGGATCCGTCGTCGTGTCGGGATGGTGTTCCAGCAATTCAACCTGTTCCCGCACCTCTCGATCCTCGACAACATCACGCTGGCGCCGATCCGAGTGAGGAGAATCAGCAAAGCTGATGCAGAAGCAAGGGCACACGGACTTCTGGCGCAGATGGGCATCGCCGATCAGGCCAGGAAATATCCCTCTGAACTGAGCGGGGGTCAGCAACAACGGGTGGCCATCGCCAGGGCACTGGCCATGGATCCAGAGCTGATGCTGTTTGACGAGCCCACCAGCGCTCTCGATCCAGAACGGGTCAAGGAGGTGCTGGATGCCATGCGAAGACTCGCTGCCGATGGCATGACGATGATCGTTGTGACCCATGAGCTCGGGTTCGCGCGTGAAGTCGCAGACCGGGTCTTGTTCATGGATGCAGGGCGGGTCGTGGAACTGACCGACTCCTCCACATTTTTCACCCAGGCGAAGGAGGAGCGCAGCAGGCGTTTCCTCAATCAAATGTCGCATTGA
- a CDS encoding AEC family transporter, giving the protein MLKLLWEMAPCLIGGAVIGRWRPQWIAPLALPLVRFGVPVSLMGLLLHGGLNGSLFGMALLSVTAIALMMMILHWLSTGIPALGRADLQLGSCIGNTAYFGIPATLALLPPEALPVSIGYDLGATLLVWSLGPLWLNRQSKTPRTGERWRDLLGHLSASPATRGLLGALIVKATPWHELIRDALWLPSRAVIVLALVVVGMRLGDIAAQKWKGPEIDLSAPLICKLVVFPSLMLLISLTFPLPGYARQALVLQAAAPTAISVLLIAESEQLNGARPAQLILISTLAALLSVPVWSLLISPLSGTPGT; this is encoded by the coding sequence GTGCTGAAACTCCTCTGGGAGATGGCTCCCTGCCTCATCGGGGGAGCAGTCATCGGACGATGGCGACCGCAGTGGATCGCACCCCTCGCGCTTCCACTGGTGCGTTTCGGCGTTCCTGTGAGCCTGATGGGGCTGCTGCTGCATGGCGGCCTCAATGGTTCGTTATTTGGGATGGCGCTGCTTTCCGTTACAGCCATCGCCCTGATGATGATGATCCTGCACTGGCTGAGTACCGGCATCCCCGCTCTGGGCCGAGCTGATCTGCAGCTGGGCAGCTGCATTGGCAACACCGCTTACTTCGGGATTCCAGCCACCCTGGCCCTGCTGCCACCGGAAGCGCTGCCGGTGAGCATCGGCTACGACCTTGGCGCAACCCTGTTGGTCTGGAGTCTGGGACCTCTTTGGCTGAACCGACAAAGCAAAACACCAAGGACCGGTGAGCGCTGGCGGGATTTGCTTGGACATCTCAGTGCAAGCCCAGCCACAAGAGGGCTGCTCGGGGCACTGATCGTGAAGGCAACCCCGTGGCATGAACTGATCCGTGATGCTCTCTGGCTGCCTTCACGCGCGGTCATCGTGCTGGCTCTGGTTGTGGTGGGAATGCGACTTGGGGATATTGCTGCACAAAAGTGGAAGGGACCAGAAATCGATCTGAGTGCACCACTGATCTGCAAACTTGTCGTGTTTCCTTCGCTGATGCTGCTGATCAGCCTGACCTTTCCGCTGCCTGGCTATGCCCGCCAGGCGTTGGTTCTGCAGGCGGCCGCCCCAACCGCGATCTCCGTTCTGCTCATCGCCGAATCCGAACAACTGAACGGCGCCAGACCGGCACAACTGATTCTGATCAGCACACTGGCAGCTCTGCTCAGTGTCCCGGTCTGGAGTCTGCTGATCAGTCCACTGAGCGGAACACCCGGAACGTGA
- a CDS encoding alpha-ketoglutarate-dependent dioxygenase AlkB has product MNWAHQPGWLPPDVSQIWMDRCVEQISWDQPQVRVYGRWHLVPRLTAFLADRQVSYRYSGALHRGEGWPDWFLPLLDLVSSRSSAPFNGCLFNLYRDGQDRMGWHADDEPEIDASFPIASLSFGSSRDLQFRHRFTGTRCDLTLADGDLLLMDPDCQRLWMHGLPVRKRVKQPRLNLTFRVFRSVD; this is encoded by the coding sequence ATGAACTGGGCCCACCAACCAGGCTGGCTGCCTCCTGACGTCAGCCAGATCTGGATGGATCGCTGTGTGGAGCAGATCAGCTGGGACCAGCCGCAGGTTCGTGTCTATGGGCGATGGCACCTGGTGCCAAGGCTGACGGCCTTTCTGGCTGATCGCCAAGTGTCCTATCGCTACAGCGGTGCGCTGCATCGAGGTGAGGGCTGGCCGGACTGGTTCCTGCCACTGCTGGACCTTGTCTCATCCAGGAGCTCAGCGCCCTTCAACGGCTGTCTTTTCAATCTCTATCGCGATGGCCAGGACCGCATGGGTTGGCACGCCGATGACGAACCGGAGATTGATGCCTCTTTCCCGATCGCATCGCTGTCGTTCGGATCAAGCAGAGATCTGCAGTTCCGCCATCGATTCACTGGAACGCGCTGCGATCTCACTCTCGCTGATGGCGACCTTCTGCTGATGGATCCTGATTGTCAAAGGCTTTGGATGCATGGCTTGCCGGTGAGAAAGCGGGTAAAACAACCAAGGCTCAACCTCACGTTCCGGGTGTTCCGCTCAGTGGACTGA